AACAAGAAATACATTAGATATCTCAGCAGTTCCAATCTTGAAGAACGAATCTCACTTACCAGTTCTTGTAGATGTAAGCCATTCCACAGGACGTAAGGACATCGTCGTCCCTACATCGAAAGCAGCTTTAGCAGCTGGAGCAGATGGAATTATGGTAGAGCATCATCCGAACCCACCAGTGGCACTATGTGATGCAGCTCAACAATTAAATCCAGAAGAAATCGAGAACCTTTGCAATCAGTTAAAACCTTTCTTACGCTAACTGAGACAGCTATAGTCGAAGTGGAGTTGCGATTGTCCTTAAAACGTGTTAGGATATGTTCAAACATCCTAAGATCGTGGAGGGTTTCCAATTGATTACTAACGAGAAAATACACCGCATTAACGAACTAGCTAAGAAATCCAAAGAGTGTGGGCTCAACCGTGAAGAGAAACAAGAACAGTTAATATTACGACAAGAATATATATTATCAGTAAGAAAATCATTACAAGCGAATTTAGACAATATTCGTTTGGTAGACTAAAAAAAGCATGGGCATCGTAAGATGCCCATGCTTTTTTTATACCAATTTCTATACATTAGGTAGTTGTTTTGTTTGTTAAATCTTAACTAAACACACAAGATATACAAAGGATGATTATGATTCATTCAGGACATCATTATAAAAGAAGGAGGTGTTGATTAATGGCTAAAGACGTATTATGTGAAGTGAACAACTGCGTATATTGGACTCAAGGAAACAAGTGTGATGCAGACTCAATTTATGTAGTGAGCCAAAAAGGAAACAGAGCTTCTTCTCAAGAAGAAACAGATTGCAAAACTTTCGAAGCTTCTATGTAATAAAGTATGGACCAGTAAAAATGGGCGCCTCTGGGGTGCTCATTTTTAATAAATTAGTGCAAAGCTAAAGGAATATGATTATTGTGATTATGGGGGTGCGGATGAAATGAGAAAAACACGAAGGCAATTTATTCAAATAGGAGCATTTATGACATGTGTTAGCTTTCTTGGAACACCGTTTTATACATATATCAAAAAACAATTTGAAATATCCGCTGAGATTTCTTTTATAAAAACACCGATGATGCATGGAAATACACTCAGTACGTATATTTCGGAAAATGGAACAATGCATTACAAATCTATATATGAATTGTAAATTGTAAGCAATGAATAAACCGTCAATATTATGTCACAATATAGAAATAAACAATACAATTATAATCATTTGATATAATGCAATATTTTTACAATAAGAGTCTTTATTCGTTTAGGGGCATATGCCACAAATAAAATTGTTTTTTTACTAAGTACTTGAAACATCATGCTTGTTTTAGTAATATAGAATATGAAATGTGAATTTTTTTCGAACATTATACGAAGTTAACTGAAAGGAAGGAGGTAAGACAAATGGCAAAATTCGATAAAAAGAAATTATGGATTATTGGAATTATAGCTGCTGTAGTTATTATCGGTGGTAGTGTAGGAGCGATCAAGTATACCTCTACAAATGCATTCTGCGTTCTATGCCATACTTATGAAGAAAACT
The nucleotide sequence above comes from Desulfuribacillus stibiiarsenatis. Encoded proteins:
- a CDS encoding DUF896 domain-containing protein, producing MITNEKIHRINELAKKSKECGLNREEKQEQLILRQEYILSVRKSLQANLDNIRLVD
- a CDS encoding DUF1540 domain-containing protein; protein product: MAKDVLCEVNNCVYWTQGNKCDADSIYVVSQKGNRASSQEETDCKTFEASM